In a single window of the bacterium BMS3Abin02 genome:
- the acdA_4 gene encoding acyl-CoA dehydrogenase — protein MTDEGSLVDERIGELLSGFDPDADPKEFWGRQYDLGLAWVHFKEGFGGLGVKPKYQSVVQDRIEVAGAPVGNRELNLLGIGMGAGVLSAHGTEEQQRRWLRPMFTTDEIWCQLFSEPGAGSDLAGLSTKAYRDGDEWIVNGEKIWTTLAHVAKWGMLPVRTDPEAPKHRGITYFIVDMKAEGVDVRPLYQITGEAEFNEVFFDDVRIPDDQRIDAVGAGWRVAMTTLMNERVAIGGKVLPRGSGAIGIAVETWREYGLDDPVLRDELTRLWAETEAMRLTTIRAAEMRKVGVPGPEGSTGKLAWADLNKAITAFTLDMMGWDGTLFPGGYQMVRPTSIGDPKARQKQFLRARANSIEGGTSEILRNILGERVLGLPGEPRVDKGIPWKDVRRG, from the coding sequence GAAGGGTCGCTCGTCGACGAGCGCATCGGGGAACTCTTGTCCGGCTTCGACCCGGACGCGGATCCCAAGGAGTTCTGGGGAAGACAGTACGACCTGGGCCTGGCATGGGTCCACTTCAAGGAGGGTTTTGGCGGTCTCGGTGTCAAACCCAAATACCAGTCTGTCGTACAGGATCGCATCGAGGTGGCCGGCGCGCCCGTCGGGAATCGTGAGCTGAATCTCCTCGGCATCGGCATGGGCGCCGGCGTTCTGTCGGCACACGGCACGGAGGAGCAGCAGCGCCGCTGGCTGCGTCCCATGTTCACAACCGATGAGATCTGGTGTCAGCTCTTCAGCGAACCAGGTGCCGGTTCAGACCTCGCGGGTCTGTCGACGAAGGCCTATCGGGACGGGGACGAGTGGATCGTCAACGGCGAGAAGATTTGGACAACGCTCGCCCACGTGGCCAAGTGGGGGATGCTTCCGGTACGTACCGATCCGGAAGCCCCGAAGCATCGGGGCATCACGTACTTCATTGTCGACATGAAGGCCGAAGGTGTCGATGTGCGCCCCTTGTATCAGATCACCGGCGAGGCCGAGTTCAACGAGGTGTTCTTCGACGACGTGCGGATTCCCGACGATCAGCGCATCGACGCGGTCGGTGCAGGCTGGCGCGTGGCGATGACGACATTGATGAATGAGCGGGTGGCGATCGGTGGCAAGGTTCTCCCCAGAGGATCGGGGGCGATCGGAATCGCCGTCGAGACATGGCGAGAATACGGACTCGACGATCCGGTGTTGCGTGACGAGTTGACGAGGCTGTGGGCCGAGACAGAGGCGATGCGCCTGACCACGATTCGCGCAGCAGAAATGAGAAAGGTCGGTGTCCCCGGTCCGGAGGGTTCGACCGGCAAGCTCGCGTGGGCCGATCTCAACAAGGCGATCACTGCGTTCACACTGGACATGATGGGCTGGGATGGCACCTTGTTCCCCGGTGGCTACCAGATGGTTCGACCGACGTCGATCGGCGACCCGAAGGCGAGGCAGAAACAGTTCCTGCGTGCCCGAGCCAATTCGATCGAAGGAGGGACGTCGGAGATCCTGCGCAACATCCTCGGGGAGAGGGTGCTCGGCCTCCCGGGTGAGCCGCGGGTCGACAAGGGCATACCCTGGAAGGACGTTCGCCGTGGCTGA
- the acdA_3 gene encoding acyl-CoA dehydrogenase, whose product MAEITFALTQEQQMLKETTRQFLEDHVDSKVVRDLMEKPDGYDRELWKAGAELGWHSLAIPEEYGGVGFGFTETSIVIEELGRSLFPGPFLSTVVMATHAILLAGSEQQKQEFLPDVAAGERIMTMALFEGPHGTDPNDIMMRATATDEGWVLDGLKRYVAYGNVADTLVVAARTESGVSLFLVPGDAAGLRVGVVPTLDATRRETDVSFDHVVAGGLLGTEGSAGPVIERVLLLANVALAVEQVGGTQWCLETAVEYAKTRFQFGRAIGSFQAIKHRCADMLVAVEHGKSAAHWAARNADDEAETRIASPMAKAVCSDAYVGAAGETIQILGGTGFTWEHDVHLYLKRAKSTSLMFGGVRHQRRLLAKALGF is encoded by the coding sequence GTGGCTGAGATCACTTTCGCACTCACGCAAGAGCAGCAGATGCTCAAAGAGACGACTCGTCAATTCCTCGAGGATCATGTGGATTCGAAGGTCGTACGCGATTTGATGGAGAAGCCGGATGGTTACGACCGCGAGTTGTGGAAGGCGGGCGCAGAACTCGGATGGCACAGCCTCGCCATTCCCGAAGAATACGGTGGCGTCGGATTCGGATTCACCGAAACGAGCATCGTCATCGAGGAACTCGGCAGGTCTCTGTTTCCGGGGCCATTCCTCTCGACCGTCGTGATGGCGACCCATGCGATTCTGTTGGCCGGCTCGGAACAGCAGAAGCAGGAGTTCCTGCCGGATGTCGCCGCGGGAGAGCGCATCATGACGATGGCGCTGTTCGAGGGACCGCACGGTACCGATCCGAACGACATCATGATGCGGGCGACGGCCACCGACGAGGGCTGGGTACTCGATGGGCTCAAACGATATGTGGCGTACGGCAACGTCGCCGACACCCTCGTCGTCGCGGCCCGGACCGAGAGTGGCGTCAGCCTCTTTCTCGTTCCTGGTGACGCGGCGGGTCTGCGTGTGGGTGTCGTGCCGACACTGGACGCGACCCGTCGTGAGACCGACGTGTCCTTCGATCATGTCGTGGCAGGAGGACTCCTCGGAACGGAGGGATCGGCAGGACCGGTGATCGAGCGGGTTCTGTTGCTTGCCAACGTCGCGCTCGCCGTCGAGCAGGTAGGGGGAACGCAGTGGTGTCTGGAAACGGCCGTCGAGTACGCGAAGACCCGTTTCCAGTTCGGCCGGGCGATCGGGTCGTTCCAGGCGATCAAACACAGGTGTGCCGACATGTTGGTGGCGGTGGAGCACGGGAAGTCGGCCGCACACTGGGCGGCGCGCAACGCGGACGACGAAGCCGAAACGAGGATCGCGTCGCCGATGGCGAAAGCAGTCTGTTCCGATGCGTACGTCGGCGCGGCGGGAGAGACCATCCAGATTCTCGGTGGAACGGGCTTCACGTGGGAGCACGACGTCCACTTGTACTTGAAGAGGGCCAAATCAACGTCGCTCATGTTCGGTGGGGTACGCCACCAGCGCCGCCTCTTGGCCAAGGCGCTGGGTTTCTGA